One genomic window of Roseateles sp. DAIF2 includes the following:
- a CDS encoding DeoR family transcriptional regulator, which yields MRNTSQRREQILQLLVQQGSVQVAELVAQLGVSSVTIRSDLATLESQGLATRNHGGAVLTRTPPAEHHIQAKDGLNVALKEDIGACAARLVQPGDNIIIDSGTTTMPLARHLRDARDVTVMTNGLNIAWELSRAEGVALMLTGGLLRKQALSIQGAQAEACLNAYNFDKLFLGVDGLDLQFGLTTHHEAEASLNHRMVERAKKVIVLADASKFGRVSLHRIALLDKVHTVITDAGIAAEYRDGLQRLGIELIIAGAP from the coding sequence ATGCGTAACACCAGCCAGCGCCGCGAGCAGATCCTGCAACTCCTGGTCCAGCAGGGATCGGTGCAGGTGGCCGAGCTGGTGGCCCAGCTGGGCGTGTCCTCGGTGACCATCCGCTCCGACCTGGCGACCCTGGAGAGCCAGGGCCTGGCGACGCGCAACCATGGCGGCGCGGTGCTGACCCGCACCCCGCCGGCCGAGCACCATATCCAGGCCAAGGACGGCCTGAATGTCGCGCTGAAGGAGGACATCGGCGCCTGCGCGGCCCGCCTGGTGCAGCCCGGCGACAACATCATCATCGACTCCGGCACCACCACCATGCCGCTGGCGCGCCATCTGCGCGACGCGCGCGACGTCACCGTGATGACCAACGGCCTGAATATCGCCTGGGAGCTGTCGCGCGCCGAGGGCGTGGCGCTGATGCTGACCGGCGGCCTGCTGCGCAAGCAGGCCCTGTCGATCCAGGGCGCGCAGGCCGAGGCCTGCCTGAACGCCTACAACTTCGACAAGCTCTTCCTCGGCGTCGACGGCCTGGACCTGCAGTTCGGCCTGACCACCCACCATGAGGCCGAGGCCAGCCTGAACCACCGCATGGTGGAGCGGGCCAAGAAGGTGATCGTGCTGGCCGACGCCTCCAAGTTCGGCCGCGTCAGCCTGCACCGCATCGCGCTGCTGGACAAGGTGCACACCGTGATCACCGACGCCGGCATCGCCGCCGAGTACCGCGACGGCCTGCAGCGACTGGGCATCGAACTGATCATCGCCGGAGCGCCATGA
- the gltS gene encoding sodium/glutamate symporter, translating to MSLDPLASLLAAVLVLLVGTLLNRRIGLLSRYNIPDPITGGLLFALLASIALSAAGLKLAIDQTLKPVLLLMFFAGVGMCADLRMLKRGGKALVIFLLVLFPYILVQNGVGIAVAKLLDQHPIFGLVGGSITLVGGHGTGAAYAERFAEVNNLQSVMELSMTVATMGLIVGGIIAGPVAQYLIKRHGLRSQAGDAATPEPAAETAAAKPPIATVGMVGALAGILSAVLAGQWLAARFADAPVTIPSFLWCMMLGVLIRNVLPFAGARFDDRASDLISSVCLSLFLVMTMMALNLVEVALSAGPFLLMIAAQAAVIVFYTVFVCFRFMGRDYEAAVSSAALIGFNMGSTATAMANMQAITARYGPAPQSYLIVPLAGAFFIDLMNAVVLTVTLPLIGG from the coding sequence ATGAGCCTGGATCCGCTCGCCTCGCTGCTCGCGGCCGTGCTGGTGCTGCTGGTCGGCACCCTGCTGAACCGCCGCATCGGCCTGCTGTCGCGCTACAACATCCCCGACCCCATCACCGGCGGCCTGCTGTTCGCGCTGCTGGCCTCGATCGCGCTCTCGGCCGCCGGCCTGAAGCTGGCGATCGACCAGACCCTGAAGCCGGTGCTGCTGCTGATGTTCTTCGCCGGCGTCGGCATGTGCGCCGACCTGCGCATGCTCAAGCGCGGCGGCAAGGCGCTGGTGATCTTCCTGCTGGTGCTGTTCCCCTACATCCTGGTGCAGAACGGCGTCGGCATCGCGGTGGCCAAGCTGCTGGACCAGCATCCGATCTTCGGCCTGGTCGGCGGCTCGATCACCCTGGTCGGCGGCCATGGCACCGGCGCGGCCTATGCCGAGCGCTTCGCCGAGGTGAACAACCTGCAGTCGGTGATGGAGCTGTCGATGACCGTGGCCACGATGGGCCTGATCGTCGGCGGCATCATCGCCGGCCCGGTCGCGCAATACCTGATCAAGCGCCATGGCCTGCGTTCGCAGGCCGGCGATGCCGCCACGCCGGAACCGGCGGCCGAGACGGCCGCCGCCAAGCCGCCGATCGCCACCGTCGGCATGGTCGGCGCGCTGGCCGGCATCCTGAGCGCGGTGCTGGCCGGCCAATGGCTGGCCGCGCGCTTTGCCGATGCGCCGGTGACGATCCCCAGCTTCCTGTGGTGCATGATGCTGGGCGTCCTGATCCGCAATGTGCTGCCCTTTGCCGGCGCGCGTTTCGATGACCGCGCCTCCGACCTGATCTCCTCGGTCTGCCTGTCGCTGTTCCTGGTGATGACGATGATGGCGCTGAACCTGGTCGAGGTGGCGCTGTCGGCCGGGCCCTTCCTGCTGATGATCGCGGCCCAGGCGGCGGTGATCGTTTTCTACACGGTGTTCGTCTGCTTCCGCTTCATGGGGCGCGACTACGAGGCCGCGGTCAGTTCGGCCGCGCTGATCGGCTTCAACATGGGCTCCACCGCCACCGCGATGGCGAACATGCAGGCCATCACCGCCCGCTACGGGCCGGCGCCGCAGAGCTACCTGATCGTGCCGCTGGCCGGCGCCTTCTTCATCGACCTGATGAACGCGGTGGTGCTCACGGTCACTCTGCCGCTGATCGGAGGCTGA
- a CDS encoding ROK family protein: protein MSHNKPEFFHGLDIGGTKIELVSCDASLAIRHRQRIDTPGRDYQAFLDAVCGLVLEADRRLGGAPAPVGIGMPGVTDPRSGEQISSNVPALNGRRLLPALQERLTRPVVLGNDCQCFALSEAQGGAAEGRDSMFGAILGTGAGGGYCVGGRLIRGYNGLAGEWGHWSVPAGLLARHRLPLLDCPCGLQGCLERYVSGPGLALLYRQLGGPELDAAAIAARAAAGEAGARRCLDMHLDLLGHGLAGLVLALDPHAIVLGGGLSKLAHLYAELPAAVGHHLFRGAHVPPILPPLFGDAGGARGAALLVRQLGTA from the coding sequence ATGAGCCACAACAAGCCTGAGTTCTTCCACGGCCTCGACATCGGCGGCACCAAGATCGAACTGGTGAGCTGCGATGCGAGCCTGGCGATCCGCCATCGCCAGCGCATCGACACGCCCGGCCGCGACTACCAGGCCTTCCTGGACGCCGTCTGCGGCCTGGTGCTGGAGGCGGACCGCCGGCTCGGCGGCGCGCCGGCGCCGGTCGGCATCGGCATGCCCGGCGTCACCGACCCGCGCAGCGGCGAGCAGATCAGCTCCAATGTGCCGGCGCTGAACGGCCGGCGCCTGCTGCCGGCGCTGCAGGAACGCCTGACCCGGCCGGTGGTGCTGGGCAATGACTGCCAATGCTTCGCGCTCTCCGAGGCCCAGGGCGGCGCGGCCGAGGGCCGGGACAGCATGTTCGGCGCCATCCTCGGCACCGGCGCTGGCGGCGGCTACTGCGTCGGCGGCCGGCTGATCCGCGGCTACAACGGCCTGGCCGGCGAATGGGGCCATTGGAGCGTGCCGGCCGGCCTGCTGGCGCGCCACCGCCTGCCGCTGCTGGACTGCCCCTGCGGGCTGCAGGGCTGCCTGGAGCGCTATGTCTCCGGCCCCGGCCTGGCCCTGCTGTACCGCCAGCTGGGCGGCCCCGAGCTGGACGCCGCCGCGATCGCCGCGCGCGCCGCCGCCGGCGAGGCCGGCGCCCGGCGTTGCCTGGACATGCATCTGGACCTGCTGGGCCATGGCCTGGCCGGCCTGGTGCTGGCGCTGGACCCGCACGCCATCGTGCTGGGCGGCGGCCTGTCCAAGCTGGCGCATCTCTATGCCGAGCTGCCCGCCGCGGTGGGCCATCACCTGTTCCGGGGCGCCCATGTGCCGCCCATCCTGCCGCCGCTGTTCGGCGATGCCGGCGGCGCGCGCGGCGCGGCCCTGCTGGTGCGCCAGCTCGGCACGGCCTGA
- a CDS encoding 2-hydroxyacid dehydrogenase — MTTTKKTCLLLVAMADEYKALLHERFELIDAPTAAERAAAIAAHGPRIELVLTNGATGLRADEMDALPQLKLAAAQGAGYETLDIAAAKARGIAVCNGAGTNDSCVADHTLALLLASVRALPQQEQALRAGLWRDALPIRPSVNGRRLGILGMGTIGRKIANRALAFEMQVGYHNRRPRADAPDCRYFDGLMALATWADFLVVAAPGGADTKHIVNAEVLAALGPQGHLVNIARGSLVDTAALAAALAAGRLGGAALDVYETEPKPPEALLGFPNVVLTPHIAGWSPEAIRATVELFIANVEAWSDGKPLLTPL, encoded by the coding sequence ATGACGACGACGAAGAAAACCTGTCTGCTGCTGGTGGCGATGGCCGACGAGTACAAGGCCCTGCTGCATGAGCGCTTCGAGCTGATCGACGCGCCGACCGCGGCCGAGCGCGCCGCCGCGATCGCCGCCCATGGCCCGCGCATCGAGCTGGTGCTGACCAACGGCGCCACCGGCCTGCGCGCCGACGAGATGGACGCGCTGCCCCAGTTGAAGCTCGCGGCCGCCCAGGGCGCCGGCTACGAGACCCTGGACATCGCCGCGGCCAAGGCGCGGGGCATCGCGGTCTGCAACGGCGCCGGCACCAACGACAGCTGCGTCGCCGACCATACCCTGGCCCTGCTGCTGGCCAGCGTGCGCGCGCTGCCTCAGCAGGAGCAGGCGCTGCGCGCCGGCCTGTGGCGCGACGCGCTGCCGATCCGGCCCAGCGTCAACGGCCGGCGGCTGGGCATCCTGGGCATGGGCACGATCGGGCGCAAGATCGCGAACCGCGCGCTGGCCTTCGAGATGCAGGTCGGCTATCACAACCGCCGCCCGCGCGCCGATGCGCCGGACTGCCGGTACTTCGACGGCCTGATGGCGCTGGCCACCTGGGCCGATTTCCTGGTCGTCGCCGCGCCCGGCGGCGCCGACACCAAGCACATCGTCAACGCCGAGGTGCTGGCCGCGCTGGGGCCGCAGGGCCATCTGGTCAATATCGCGCGCGGCAGCCTGGTCGACACCGCCGCGCTGGCCGCGGCCCTGGCCGCCGGCCGGTTGGGCGGCGCGGCGCTGGACGTCTACGAGACCGAGCCGAAGCCGCCCGAGGCCCTGCTGGGCTTCCCGAACGTGGTGCTGACCCCGCATATCGCCGGCTGGTCGCCGGAGGCGATCCGCGCCACCGTCGAGCTGTTCATCGCCAATGTCGAGGCCTGGTCCGATGGGAAGCCGCTGCTGACGCCGCTCTGA
- a CDS encoding SIS domain-containing protein: protein MTQHPLHLDDREAWRRLGGQHTAEEIQHQPALWLALARQLREQQARIDAFLGDWLIRPGHRVILTGAGSSAYVGEIAAAALNAAWPAQIEAIPSTSLLTHPALYLDPARPTLLVSFARSGSSPESLAAVALLRERVATTRFLNITCNAEGGLMQDSEGRADTLNLLMPAGSCDRGFAMTSSFSCMLLAALAALGEAPWAERLRRIEGLADVAGGALAAWAPVAAELSLQAFERIVYLGSGPLEALAKEAALKVLELTSGRALALANTPLGFRHGPKSVLNPQTLVLLLRSGDAGARRYEQDLLDELRRDQVAGKVLALGPGETPLAAPALDLPDAWAAPLPLLLAQLFALHRSAALGLRPDNPFPDGTVNRVVQGVTIYRDEPQQA, encoded by the coding sequence ATGACTCAGCACCCTCTTCACCTTGACGATCGCGAGGCCTGGCGCCGGCTCGGCGGCCAGCACACCGCCGAGGAGATCCAGCACCAGCCCGCCCTCTGGCTGGCCCTGGCCCGGCAGCTGCGGGAGCAGCAGGCCCGCATCGACGCCTTCCTGGGCGACTGGCTGATCCGGCCCGGGCATCGCGTGATCCTGACCGGCGCCGGCAGCTCGGCCTATGTCGGCGAGATCGCGGCCGCGGCGCTGAACGCCGCCTGGCCGGCGCAGATCGAGGCCATTCCCAGCACCAGCCTGCTGACCCATCCGGCCCTCTACCTGGACCCGGCACGGCCGACCCTGCTGGTGTCCTTCGCGCGCAGCGGCAGCAGCCCGGAAAGCCTGGCCGCGGTGGCGCTGCTGCGCGAGCGCGTCGCGACGACCCGCTTCCTGAACATCACCTGCAATGCCGAGGGCGGCCTGATGCAGGACAGCGAGGGCCGCGCCGACACCCTGAACCTGCTGATGCCCGCCGGCAGCTGCGACCGCGGTTTCGCGATGACCAGCAGCTTCAGCTGCATGCTGCTGGCGGCCCTGGCCGCGCTGGGCGAGGCGCCCTGGGCCGAGCGGCTGCGGCGCATCGAGGGCCTGGCCGATGTGGCCGGCGGCGCGCTGGCGGCCTGGGCGCCGGTGGCGGCCGAGTTGTCCCTCCAGGCATTCGAGCGCATCGTCTATCTGGGCAGCGGCCCGCTGGAAGCGCTGGCCAAGGAGGCCGCGCTGAAGGTGCTGGAGCTGACCAGCGGCCGCGCGCTGGCCCTGGCCAACACGCCGCTGGGCTTCCGCCATGGCCCGAAATCGGTGCTGAACCCGCAGACCCTGGTGCTGCTGCTGCGCAGCGGCGACGCCGGCGCGCGGCGCTACGAGCAGGACCTGCTGGACGAGCTGCGCCGCGACCAGGTGGCCGGCAAGGTGCTGGCGCTGGGCCCGGGCGAGACGCCGCTGGCGGCGCCGGCGCTGGACCTGCCCGATGCCTGGGCCGCGCCGTTGCCGCTGCTGCTGGCCCAGCTGTTCGCGCTGCACCGCTCGGCCGCGCTGGGCCTGCGGCCGGACAACCCCTTCCCGGATGGCACGGTCAACCGCGTGGTGCAGGGCGTCACGATCTACCGCGATGAGCCACAACAAGCCTGA
- a CDS encoding MFS transporter yields the protein MNAPVLAAAAAPARPSWYMRYLLFIAGMGGLLYGIDLGIIAGALPYLEATASQAWKLSTQQLGFIVAAVLLGSVLSSLFAGALADLIGRRWAMVLSGALFTLSIPVIALAEGYTPLLLGRLLQGVSGGLIGVVVPLYLAECLSPTMRGRGTAMFQLLLTVGLVVAALIGLYQSQAVEAAAASLQPEALYAAKDHAWRSIFWMCLTPGLVFTAGGLLLSESPRWLLRRGRIAEAEAALRRGLDPAQAEAALREMREPAADQRGSAAAAPRDSLLSRRYLVPFLLACLILACTQATGINSILAYAVNILNQAGLPGSAANWADVAIKLLNAAMTLLAVALVDRKGRKFLLMLGSGGIMLSLVAAGLLFQSAERGRQDVAAPLQARVAGDALELRLDAQAWAALGGGAAMDGSQQLTLSYSYGAFSNVQTLRNDGGAPILLRINRADTVQADGVIGGFFRRLHLNPFADPADAARAPLQIDQARLGPVPSASHGWLVAGCILAFVAFFAVGPGVCVWLALSELMPTRIRSNGMSIALLINQFVSTVIAAVFLPTVGHHGYAAMFYFWAGCTAVYFLAAAFLLPETKGKSLEEIEAFFARGR from the coding sequence ATGAATGCTCCCGTCCTGGCGGCCGCGGCCGCCCCAGCGCGCCCGAGCTGGTACATGCGCTACCTGCTGTTCATCGCCGGCATGGGCGGGCTGCTCTATGGCATCGACCTGGGCATCATCGCCGGCGCCCTGCCCTATCTGGAGGCCACCGCCTCGCAGGCCTGGAAGCTCAGCACCCAGCAGCTGGGCTTCATCGTCGCGGCGGTGCTGCTGGGCAGCGTGCTGTCCTCGCTGTTCGCCGGCGCGCTGGCCGATCTGATCGGCCGCCGCTGGGCCATGGTGCTGAGCGGCGCGCTGTTCACGCTGAGCATCCCGGTGATCGCGCTGGCCGAGGGCTACACGCCGCTGCTGCTGGGCCGGCTGCTGCAGGGCGTCAGCGGCGGGCTGATCGGCGTGGTCGTGCCGCTGTACCTGGCCGAATGCCTGAGCCCGACGATGCGCGGCCGCGGCACCGCGATGTTCCAGCTGCTGCTCACCGTCGGCCTGGTGGTCGCAGCGCTGATCGGCCTGTACCAGAGCCAGGCGGTCGAGGCCGCCGCGGCCAGCCTGCAGCCCGAGGCGCTCTATGCGGCCAAGGACCATGCCTGGCGCAGCATCTTCTGGATGTGCCTGACGCCCGGCCTGGTGTTCACCGCCGGCGGCCTGCTGCTGAGCGAATCACCGCGCTGGCTGCTGCGCCGCGGCCGCATCGCCGAGGCCGAGGCGGCGCTGCGGCGCGGGCTCGATCCCGCACAGGCCGAGGCCGCGCTGCGCGAGATGCGCGAGCCGGCCGCCGACCAGCGCGGCAGCGCCGCCGCGGCCCCGCGCGACAGCCTGCTGAGCCGGCGCTACCTGGTGCCCTTCCTGCTGGCCTGCCTGATCCTGGCCTGCACCCAGGCCACCGGCATCAACTCCATCCTGGCCTATGCGGTCAACATCCTGAACCAGGCCGGCCTGCCGGGCTCGGCCGCCAACTGGGCCGATGTCGCGATCAAGCTGCTGAACGCCGCGATGACCCTGCTGGCCGTGGCCCTGGTCGACCGCAAGGGCCGCAAGTTCCTGCTGATGCTGGGCAGCGGCGGCATCATGCTGTCCCTGGTCGCCGCGGGCCTGCTGTTCCAGAGCGCCGAGCGCGGCCGCCAGGACGTCGCCGCGCCGCTGCAGGCGCGGGTCGCGGGCGACGCGCTGGAGCTGCGCCTGGATGCCCAAGCCTGGGCCGCGCTGGGCGGCGGAGCGGCGATGGACGGCAGCCAGCAGCTGACCCTGTCCTATTCCTACGGCGCCTTCAGCAATGTGCAGACCCTGCGCAACGACGGCGGCGCGCCGATCCTGCTGCGCATCAACCGCGCCGACACGGTGCAGGCCGACGGCGTGATCGGCGGCTTCTTCCGCCGCCTGCACCTGAACCCCTTCGCCGACCCGGCCGACGCGGCCCGGGCGCCGCTGCAGATCGACCAAGCGCGGCTCGGCCCGGTGCCCAGCGCCAGCCACGGCTGGCTGGTCGCGGGCTGCATCCTGGCCTTCGTCGCCTTCTTCGCGGTGGGCCCCGGCGTCTGCGTCTGGTTGGCGCTGTCCGAGCTGATGCCGACCCGCATCCGCTCCAACGGCATGAGCATCGCGCTGCTGATCAACCAGTTCGTCTCCACCGTGATCGCCGCGGTCTTCCTGCCGACCGTCGGCCACCATGGCTATGCGGCGATGTTCTATTTCTGGGCCGGCTGCACCGCGGTCTACTTCCTGGCCGCGGCCTTCCTGCTGCCGGAGACCAAGGGCAAGAGCCTGGAAGAGATCGAGGCCTTCTTCGCGCGCGGGCGCTGA
- the nagA gene encoding N-acetylglucosamine-6-phosphate deacetylase → MNELAGQILTPEGWVTGRLQHDARIQGLRADASAPVRRYILPGFIDLHVHGAAGVDIMQGGSAAVTVARAHARHGTTAMLGTTMTAHEPEILRALRGLAPAIAERAPDGARLLGVHLEGPFLSHKRLGAQPPLVLQATLAKVQQFHALAPIKVLTLAPEIEGHLALIPQLAAMDIRVQLGHSAGSYEDGVAALKAGAAGFTHLFNGMTGLNHYEPGIVGAAMAHAEYAELIPDLQHVHPGALRAALRAIPKLYCITDATAATGMPDGEYALGPQRVYKCLGCVRLAGGSLAGSALTMDQALRNLVELGLDLADASRRLSQFPADYLGLAERGRLRPGAWADLVVLDEALRLQQVFVEGQAIPLDPLPLS, encoded by the coding sequence ATGAACGAGCTGGCCGGCCAGATCCTGACACCCGAGGGCTGGGTCACCGGCCGGCTGCAGCACGACGCGCGCATCCAGGGCCTGCGGGCCGATGCTAGCGCGCCGGTGCGGCGCTACATCCTGCCGGGCTTCATCGACCTGCATGTGCATGGCGCCGCCGGCGTCGACATCATGCAAGGCGGCTCGGCCGCGGTGACCGTGGCGCGCGCCCATGCCCGCCATGGCACGACCGCGATGCTGGGCACGACGATGACGGCCCATGAGCCCGAGATCCTGCGCGCGCTGCGCGGCCTGGCCCCGGCGATCGCCGAGCGCGCGCCGGACGGCGCCCGGCTGCTGGGCGTGCATCTCGAGGGCCCGTTCCTGAGCCACAAGCGCCTGGGCGCGCAGCCGCCGCTGGTGCTGCAGGCGACGCTGGCCAAGGTGCAGCAGTTCCATGCGCTGGCGCCGATCAAGGTGCTGACCCTGGCGCCGGAGATCGAGGGCCATCTGGCCCTGATCCCGCAGCTGGCGGCGATGGACATCCGCGTCCAGCTGGGCCACAGCGCCGGCAGCTACGAGGACGGCGTGGCCGCGCTGAAGGCCGGCGCGGCCGGCTTCACCCATCTGTTCAACGGCATGACCGGGCTCAACCATTACGAGCCCGGCATCGTCGGCGCGGCAATGGCCCATGCCGAGTACGCCGAGCTGATCCCCGATCTGCAGCATGTGCACCCCGGCGCCCTGCGCGCGGCGCTGCGCGCGATCCCCAAGCTCTACTGCATCACCGACGCCACCGCGGCCACCGGCATGCCCGATGGCGAATACGCGCTCGGCCCGCAGCGGGTCTACAAATGCCTGGGCTGCGTGCGCTTGGCCGGCGGCTCGCTGGCCGGCAGCGCGCTGACCATGGACCAGGCGCTGCGCAACCTGGTCGAGCTGGGGCTGGACCTGGCCGACGCCTCGCGCCGGCTCTCGCAGTTCCCGGCCGACTACCTGGGCCTGGCCGAACGCGGCCGGCTGCGGCCCGGCGCCTGGGCCGACCTGGTGGTGCTGGACGAGGCGCTGCGGCTGCAGCAGGTGTTCGTCGAGGGCCAGGCCATCCCGCTGGACCCGCTCCCGCTTTCATAG
- a CDS encoding D-tagatose-bisphosphate aldolase, class II, non-catalytic subunit — translation MSSLLQRLLQEHHGQGRPVGLYSVCCSNEQVLLAAMQVALRHDTVLLIEATSNQVDQFGGYTGMTPPQFRDYVLALARRQGFPAERLALGGDHLGPNAWQGLPAAEAMAHARELIRSYVSAGFQKIHLDCSMACADDPQRLPDATVAARSAELAEVAEAAAVAAGLPAPVYVIGTEVPIPGGESSLQGGVAVTRPEAAGATLAVHAQAFAATPALRAAWQRVIALVVQPGVDFDHSQVQHYEPAAAAELSAFVEAQDLRPGLVFEAHSTDYQTEAALHALVRDHFAILKVGPAATHALREAWFALAAIERELLPAEQGSDLVEVLERCMLEQPRHWRKHYDGSPAQQRLARRYAFSDRSRYYWGEPAVQQALQRLIANLDGIALPLPLISQYLPEQVEDVLLGRLAPRATALAQHKVGLVLARYARACAHNRAPQIESGSSAELSYR, via the coding sequence ATGTCTTCCCTGCTGCAACGACTCCTGCAAGAACATCATGGCCAGGGCCGGCCGGTCGGCCTGTACAGCGTCTGCTGCAGCAACGAGCAGGTGCTGCTGGCCGCGATGCAGGTGGCGCTGCGCCACGACACGGTCCTGCTGATCGAGGCCACCTCCAACCAGGTGGACCAGTTCGGCGGCTACACCGGCATGACGCCGCCGCAGTTCCGCGACTATGTGCTGGCGCTGGCGCGCCGCCAGGGCTTCCCGGCCGAGCGCCTGGCCCTGGGCGGCGACCATCTGGGGCCCAACGCCTGGCAGGGCCTGCCCGCCGCCGAGGCGATGGCCCACGCCCGCGAGCTGATCCGCAGCTATGTGAGCGCCGGCTTCCAGAAGATCCACCTGGACTGCAGCATGGCCTGCGCCGACGACCCGCAGCGCCTGCCCGATGCAACGGTGGCCGCGCGCTCGGCCGAACTGGCCGAGGTGGCGGAGGCCGCCGCCGTCGCGGCCGGCCTGCCGGCGCCGGTCTATGTGATCGGCACCGAGGTGCCGATCCCCGGCGGCGAATCCTCGCTGCAGGGCGGGGTCGCGGTGACCCGGCCCGAGGCCGCCGGCGCGACCCTGGCGGTGCATGCCCAGGCCTTCGCGGCGACCCCGGCGCTGCGCGCGGCCTGGCAGCGGGTGATCGCGCTGGTGGTGCAGCCCGGCGTCGATTTCGACCACAGCCAGGTCCAGCATTACGAGCCGGCCGCCGCGGCCGAGCTGTCGGCCTTCGTCGAGGCGCAGGATCTGCGGCCCGGCCTGGTGTTCGAGGCCCATTCGACCGACTACCAGACCGAGGCCGCGCTGCATGCGCTGGTGCGCGACCATTTCGCGATCCTGAAGGTCGGCCCGGCCGCTACCCATGCGCTGCGCGAGGCCTGGTTCGCGCTGGCCGCGATCGAGCGCGAGCTGCTGCCGGCCGAGCAGGGCTCGGACCTGGTCGAGGTGCTGGAGCGCTGCATGCTGGAGCAGCCGCGCCACTGGCGCAAGCATTACGACGGCAGCCCGGCCCAGCAGCGCCTGGCGCGCCGCTACGCCTTCAGCGACCGCAGCCGCTACTACTGGGGCGAGCCGGCGGTGCAGCAGGCCCTGCAGCGCCTGATCGCGAATCTGGACGGCATCGCCCTGCCGCTGCCGCTGATCAGCCAGTACCTGCCCGAGCAGGTCGAGGATGTGCTGCTGGGCCGGCTGGCGCCGCGCGCCACCGCGCTGGCCCAGCACAAGGTGGGCCTGGTGCTGGCCCGCTATGCGCGCGCCTGCGCCCACAACCGGGCGCCACAAATCGAAAGCGGATCTTCCGCTGAACTTTCGTACCGTTAA